gtttgaaagttgatttgaaagtgttttgtttttggttttGGTCAGGTGGGTTTGGTTCTTTTTTGCTTGGTTTGAATAAGAGAACTTATGAACAGGCTGGTGTTCAAACAGAGGGGAATGTTTTAGACAGTTATAAGGAACCTGGTTTAGGTTGGATGACTGCTTTTCTGTTTGTTGTTAGCTTTGTTGGTCTCTTGGCTCTGGTTCCTCTTAGAAAGGTATGTCAAGATCATGTCTCATATTCGATTCTCACTTATTTCATGATGTTATTTTACAtctttttgttttgattgtttGCAGATTATGATAATTGATTATAAGTTGTCTTATCCAAGTGGAACTGCCACCGCGGTTCTGATCAACGGTTTCCATACTCCAAAAGGAGATGACATGGCCAAGTTGGTTACTTTTGTTTCCTTTTTGTTGGGTTTTTGACATGAACTCaatccaatttttattttttttacaggaAGCAAGTTCATGGGTTCATGAAATTCTTCTGCATTAGTTTTGTTTGGAATTTTTTTCAGTGGTTTTACACGGGTGGGGATGGTTGTGGGTTCTCTAACTTCCCTACGTTCGGGCTGAAAGCTTGGGAGCAATCGTGCGTGTTATCTTccctatttattatttaacaaaaacttTAACcttcatttgaatttgatattgTTTCTTGTAGATTTTACTTCGATTTCAGCGCGACTTATGTCGGGGCAGGAATGATATGTTCCCATCTTGTGAACTTATCGTTACTTTTCGGAGCAATTTTGTCTTGGGGAATTATGTGGCCATTGATAAGAATGCAGAATGGAaactggtttccttcttctttacCTCAAAGCAGTATGAAAAGCTTGAATGGCTATAAAGTAAGATAAATAAGTAGTTCGAGTAGAaaacataactttttttatttctttttttaaaatggtttgaAAACTCGAATTCATGACAAGAGTCTCATAATAagtataattttgaatataatttttggtatttttgcAGGTTTTCATTTCTATTGCTCTGATCTTAGGTGATGGTCTCTACAATTTTCTTAAGATATTGTTTTTCACTGGTAGAAGTATGTAtgaaaaattgaagaaaaggaCTCCCAAACCAGGTAATTTTctgctgatttttttttttaaaaaaaaacttaaactcTGATATGAATTAGTCTAGTTTTTGTGAAAAACTGTAACCATccgaattaaaaataaataaaagagaattgGCGAATCCATGAAAAGGGAAAAGGCCAATTGCTTTTAAGCTATAAGAGTATTGGACCACCACAATATTATGTCATGGAGCACTTATATGATAAAAATGGAAtgtaaaaattcataaataagtcttaaaataattttcaaatatttattagtcTTTTTAGGGCAAAAGTCCAACAAACACTCCATCTTAGGTAGCCCAACCttcttcaataaaatataaaaaaaatctattaatatctttattttgatgattgagCATTTGGTCAGTGTTATGATTCTTTTtagttttgttttgttattatatatgtcTAGGGTCAATTTAGAGTAAGACCAATAAACCATTAGGTATTTGGCACCCCACCTCCAtcctaaaaatatgaaaaatcttttatctttattttattgatgGTATTTGGTTTATATGAGAGTTCCATTATTGAAAATGCTTATAAATTTgttagaccatctccaaccgaaaaactcattttcaaactcattttggtgtaaataTCACGTCAAACAGTAATTTTTTTCCAACTAAAAAACTCattcttaaactcaaaagaatattcttaaattttttttacaattttataaattatactaaaattttttaatatcacctcatatattttacaattttataaattataccacaattttttaatatcaccccattattttaaatttaattataaattaattataaaaatttattaaaaattcaaaatttataatacacaaattataaaaaaaaaagatatatctGATAAACTGTAATGTATTttgtatttcttaattttatataaaaataaaaataaaaatgtatttaaattaaagttaaaggactgaattaaatgtttaaaataaataatataaaaagttaaatatcaaaattaaaatgttaatagatttgaagtataaaattaaaatgttaataaacttGAAGGACACGttacaaaaatttattaaattatgcgTAATGAACGATATAAACGCATATATGGGATTtttggagagagaaaatgaaggaaCGCAGTTTGGGTTTTGGTTTACTGTTCGGTTGGAGGATAAAAATAAGTATGGGATGAGTTTTGCTGATcagttggagatggtcttaatttattaatttttggaatTTACTTTTAGttagaattcaaattttatttattttattttttatttatttattatttatttatttatttatttttttttggttaagattcaatatattaaaactaaagTGTGTTTGGAAATcaaattaaaacttttataatattggaatttttacatatttatactTTAAAGGAAAAAGataaagtgaataaaataataataaaaaatggtcaaaacTAAACATATACAAATTGACCTTCTACATTTGGTTAAAATCATTATCCAAGTCTAACAATTATTAAGTTTGTTTAATATAAACACTTGGTATGCGGTATAGGTTTATATGCCTATATTTTTATCCTCACTAAGGTAGTTCACACTAAGGTAGCTCAACgataagagtcggcttaagagattaaaatgtcacgggtttaatttcatttgaaagtgttttaaatttaatttcgtGTATTCCTTTTCCTCAACCAATTCGGTTGTGTCAGCCTGTTTaagatgaaaattaatattacattATCCTTTGGAGACTTACAAGTAACATAGGATCCAAACTGAAACTCATCcatcattttctctcttttttaagTCATTAagatcatttattaaaaatactaaacacttagattatttaaattatttgatctaaacaataaataagattatttcaaataacatGAGCCTTCAACCAACatatctttataatattttaaatattagatattaagaatcatttgatcatttttttgaAACTGAATATGGACTTGAGTCTGAGTTTGGAATCActaaaattgttttcaaatggCCAATGGTGatttccaaataacccattAAGTCCTTCAAAATTTTCTTGAGATTGATTCTATTAATGTTCGTTTCTTCCATTTCAGATGAAGTAGACAACAATAACAAACCAttggatgaagatgatgaacaaAGAAACGAATTGTTCGTTAGAGAAGCCATTCCAATGTGGGTAGCATGCGTAGGATATTTCGCTTTCTCCATCGTTTCGGTGGTGGTTATACCACTCATGTTCCCCGCCCTCAAATGGTACTACGTGGTAGTCGCCTACACAATCGCGCCATCTCTCAGCTTTTGCAACGCCTACGGAGCGGGTCTAACTGACATGAACATGGCCTACAACTACGGTAAAGTCGCGCTTTTCATTCTCGCAGCTCTAATTGGAAAAGATTCAGGTGGAGTAGTGGCTGGTCTAATCGGTTGTGGTCTCATCAAATCAATCGTCTCGATTTCCTCCGACCTAATGCATGATTTCAAGACCGGCCATCTCACACTCACTTCTCCGAGATCAATGCTCTTAAGCCAAGCTATCGGAACTGCCATCGGTTGCGTTGTGGCTCCTCTCACGTTTTTCCTCTTTTACAAGGCTTTTGATGTCGGGAATCCAGACGGGGAATATAAGGCGCCTTACGCGCTCGTGTATAGGAACATGGCTATTCTAGGTGTCGAAGGGTTCTCGGCTCTTCCACGTCATTGTTTGCAGCTTTGTTATGGTTTCTTTGCTTTCGCTATATTGGCCAACTTGTTTAGGGACTTGTCGCCTAAGAAAATCGGGGAATGGGTCCCACTTCCGATGGCGATGGCGGTTCCGTTCCTTGTGGGGGCGTATTTCGCGATTGATATGTGTGTGGGGAGTTTGATCGTGTTTGTTTCACATAAGGTTAATAGTACGAAAGCAACTCTTATACTTCCCGCGGTTGCTTCTGGATTGATATGTGGTGACGGGCTGTGGATCTTACCATCTTCTATACTTGCATTGGCCGGGGTTAAGCCTCCAATTTGCATGAGTTTCTTGGCTAAGAAGGGAGTTTGAGTCTTGGAGTTGGTTATAAAAtggtagttttttttttcttttgaataagGTTATAGGAGTTACATGATTGAATCAAGCTTGAtgaaatctattatatatatagagagaactCTATTGCATGAATACGGGTATCCGGGTACGGATATCGTATCAAATACGAAACGGTGATacgacaaattttaaaaatataggaTACGATACGTTTATGATAcgcatattattaaaattattaaaaaataataattaaaaaaattaaaatatattaaaagttagTTAATAACTTAACGTTAATCTTAAGTTTATCTTGTTTATCTAAGAAGAACATCAGATAGACAAAGTAAGATGAGGGAAGTTTTAGTCAAGAGGATGAAATCTTAGTTTAgggttagttttattttaaacattcaagttctcttaaaatttttactttttaaaaattacccAAAACGTATCCAAGACGTATCCAAATCGTATTGGATTGGTCAACTCCATAAAAAGTCAACGATATTTCTTTTGTCGTATCCGATACCCGTTTTGCCATATCGTATCCGTATCTTTTTTGGAGTATCCGTGCTACATAGATAGAGAATGATATTGGTTATATATTATTAGCTAA
This window of the Impatiens glandulifera unplaced genomic scaffold, dImpGla2.1, whole genome shotgun sequence genome carries:
- the LOC124917397 gene encoding metal-nicotianamine transporter YSL3-like; this encodes MTAFLFVVSFVGLLALVPLRKIMIIDYKLSYPSGTATAVLINGFHTPKGDDMAKKQVHGFMKFFCISFVWNFFQWFYTGGDGCGFSNFPTFGLKAWEQSFYFDFSATYVGAGMICSHLVNLSLLFGAILSWGIMWPLIRMQNGNWFPSSLPQSSMKSLNGYKVFISIALILGDGLYNFLKILFFTGRSMYEKLKKRTPKPDEVDNNNKPLDEDDEQRNELFVREAIPMWVACVGYFAFSIVSVVVIPLMFPALKWYYVVVAYTIAPSLSFCNAYGAGLTDMNMAYNYGKVALFILAALIGKDSGGVVAGLIGCGLIKSIVSISSDLMHDFKTGHLTLTSPRSMLLSQAIGTAIGCVVAPLTFFLFYKAFDVGNPDGEYKAPYALVYRNMAILGVEGFSALPRHCLQLCYGFFAFAILANLFRDLSPKKIGEWVPLPMAMAVPFLVGAYFAIDMCVGSLIVFVSHKVNSTKATLILPAVASGLICGDGLWILPSSILALAGVKPPICMSFLAKKGV